Proteins from a genomic interval of Spirochaetota bacterium:
- the tsaB gene encoding tRNA (adenosine(37)-N6)-threonylcarbamoyltransferase complex dimerization subunit type 1 TsaB, with the protein MKMISAILAVDVSSTILNVGIVCGDAVHELYEHGVTDHSMRLLPAIEGVLSKASLSLADVSLIAIGSGPGSFTSLRVGFSMLKAMAYAKGIPIVAVPSLAVLVKNISDGGTYTTHAALIDARKNSVYASIYRDGVPVIENKDIIAESLIELLRNDASVFAVGDGALRYRELFSKELPQMIIPEDNAMHCMRIAHIASYAVERSSAGTADDVMNVLPIYARPSEAEYNRAKGVIL; encoded by the coding sequence ATGAAAATGATATCCGCGATCCTCGCCGTCGATGTATCCTCGACCATTCTCAATGTTGGTATCGTGTGCGGCGATGCCGTTCACGAGCTCTACGAGCATGGCGTGACCGACCACAGCATGCGGCTCCTCCCCGCGATAGAGGGCGTCCTTTCGAAAGCATCGCTCTCGCTCGCCGACGTATCCCTCATCGCGATAGGATCCGGGCCGGGATCGTTCACGTCGCTGCGCGTGGGGTTCTCCATGCTCAAAGCGATGGCATACGCGAAGGGCATCCCGATAGTCGCCGTACCATCGCTTGCCGTGCTCGTAAAGAACATTTCCGATGGCGGAACATATACAACGCATGCCGCGCTCATCGATGCACGGAAGAACAGCGTGTATGCGAGCATCTATCGCGATGGAGTACCGGTGATAGAGAATAAGGATATCATCGCGGAATCGCTCATCGAGCTTCTGCGGAACGACGCCTCGGTATTCGCTGTCGGCGACGGCGCTTTGCGCTATCGCGAACTTTTCTCGAAGGAACTGCCGCAGATGATCATACCCGAGGACAACGCGATGCACTGCATGCGTATCGCACATATCGCATCGTACGCAGTCGAGCGTTCCTCAGCCGGCACAGCCGACGATGTGATGAACGTATTGCCTATCTATGCGCGGCCGAGCGAGGCCGAATATAATCGCGCGAAAGGAGTGATACTCTGA
- the purN gene encoding phosphoribosylglycinamide formyltransferase — MEKKPLAIAILISGRGSNMEAILEAIARNRLKNVQVKLAVSDIPDAKGLAVASRYGVPTLFHDCAPFKTKLEGIAEDRLIAILREKNIDLICLAGFLRMIKPKLIGAFRKRIINIHPSLLPKFPGLHAQKQAIDAKASVSGCTVHFVDEGMDTGPILRQRKVRVKKNDTEGTLSERILKEEHHVYWRVISDIAKGKIAIGQ, encoded by the coding sequence ATGGAAAAAAAGCCGCTCGCTATAGCCATTCTCATCTCGGGCCGTGGCTCCAACATGGAAGCCATACTCGAGGCGATAGCGCGTAACCGTCTTAAGAACGTACAGGTGAAACTCGCCGTATCGGACATACCCGACGCGAAAGGACTTGCCGTCGCGAGCCGCTACGGCGTGCCAACGCTCTTCCATGACTGTGCGCCCTTCAAAACGAAACTGGAAGGCATTGCGGAGGACAGGCTCATCGCGATACTCCGTGAAAAGAACATCGACCTCATCTGTCTTGCCGGTTTTCTCCGCATGATAAAACCCAAGCTCATCGGCGCGTTCAGGAAACGCATCATCAACATACACCCGTCACTGCTCCCGAAATTCCCGGGGCTGCACGCGCAGAAACAGGCCATCGACGCAAAAGCATCGGTGAGCGGCTGCACGGTGCATTTCGTCGACGAGGGAATGGACACGGGTCCGATACTGCGTCAGCGGAAAGTGCGCGTAAAAAAGAATGACACCGAAGGAACGCTTTCCGAGCGCATCCTGAAAGAAGAGCATCACGTGTACTGGCGCGTCATCAGCGATATAGCGAAAGGGAAGATAGCGATAGGTCAATGA
- a CDS encoding metallophosphoesterase: protein MRKSYERLTAAITAMSSIPDTLRPRDAEGRPGGLIEFPSDDNRTVVIVGDLHANSGNLKRILKDTHNYSSVKEDRTILLLLGDAFHESRTNRLAEMETSMRMLDILITLITRHPENVFYLRGNHDSFAMDFTKGGVAQGQLFRRHLVRRRGEEYAVLVEQFFDMLPYVVQHPRFIALHAGPPLVPTTREAIINVRDDEALMHALVWNRINDLKLPSRDSLYVSADLDNFRKALSAPKTMPVIVGHNPMRHRGGEALWIDLADCHDHVMFTSDGVPRAPYLSFGGSVRFEIRWV from the coding sequence GTGAGAAAATCGTACGAACGTCTTACCGCCGCCATCACCGCGATGTCGTCCATCCCCGACACTCTGCGCCCGCGCGATGCAGAGGGACGCCCCGGCGGCCTCATCGAATTCCCGAGCGATGACAATCGCACTGTTGTCATCGTCGGCGACCTGCATGCCAACAGCGGTAACCTCAAGCGCATCCTGAAAGACACGCATAATTACTCGTCCGTAAAAGAGGATCGCACGATACTCCTCCTCCTCGGCGATGCGTTCCATGAATCCCGCACGAACAGGCTCGCGGAGATGGAAACATCGATGCGCATGCTCGACATCCTCATCACGCTCATCACGCGTCACCCGGAGAACGTGTTCTATCTGCGCGGCAATCACGATTCATTCGCCATGGATTTCACGAAAGGCGGTGTGGCACAGGGGCAGCTCTTCCGCCGGCATCTGGTCCGTCGCCGCGGCGAGGAATACGCCGTGCTTGTCGAGCAGTTCTTCGATATGCTCCCCTATGTGGTACAGCACCCGAGGTTCATCGCCCTTCATGCCGGCCCGCCGCTCGTCCCGACGACGCGCGAAGCGATCATCAATGTCAGGGATGATGAAGCGCTCATGCACGCGCTCGTGTGGAACCGCATCAATGACCTGAAGCTCCCGAGTCGCGACTCGCTCTACGTAAGCGCCGATCTTGATAATTTCCGCAAGGCCCTCTCGGCGCCGAAGACCATGCCCGTCATCGTCGGCCATAATCCCATGCGCCACCGCGGCGGCGAAGCGCTCTGGATAGACCTCGCGGACTGCCACGACCATGTCATGTTCACAAGCGACGGCGTTCCGCGCGCGCCGTATCTCTCCTTCGGCGGATCGGTGCGTTTCGAGATACGCTGGGTGTAG